Genomic DNA from Taurinivorans muris:
TGTGCAGGAATTGTATAAAAATGCGCATTCGCTCACGGCAAAATATTTGCGCGGGGATATGAAAGTCCCTCTTCCCGATGAACGGCGCGAGCCCAAAGAGTTTTTAACCTTGAAAGGCGTGACGACCAACAATATCAAAAACATCGACTGCGCCATTCCTTTAGGTTTGCTTACGTGTGTGACGGGCGTTTCCGGATCCGGCAAAAGCTCCCTTGTGATTGATACGCTGTATAAGCATATAGCCATGCACTGCGGGATAAAGGTCGATCAGCCGGGGGAAGTGAAGAGGATTGTCAATATCGATAAAATCGAACGTGTCGTGTCCATTGACCAAAGCCCTATCGGCAGGACGCCCCGTTCCAATCCTGCAACCTATACGAAGATTTTTGATGAGATACGCAATATTTTCGCCATGACGCAGGACGCGAAACGGCGCGGGTACAAGGCGGGACGGTTCAGTTTCAACGTTGCGGGCGGGCGCTGTGAAACGTGCAAAGGCGACGGACAGATCCGTGTCGAAATGCACTTTTTGCCTGATATTTTTGTGCAGTGCGATGTTTGCAAAGGTCAGCGTTTTAATCGGGAAACGCTGGAAGTCCACTATAAGGATAAGAATATCGCCGAAGTGTTGGATATGACGGTAAGCGAAGCAAGGCAGTTTTTTGAAAATTATCCTTCTCTGGAAAGGCGGCTTGCCATGCTTGAAAGCGTGGGACTCGGTTATATCCGTTTAGGGCAGCCGGCAACGACGCTTTCAGGCGGAGAAGCGCAAAGGATAAAAATCTCCCGCGAGCTTGGCAAGCGTTCTTTGCCGAATACCGTATATATTCTGGATGAACCGACAACGGGGCTGCACATGCACGAAGTGGGCAAACTGGTGACGGTTTTGCACCAGCTGGTGGAGCGCGGGGCGAGCGTTGTCGTTATCGAGCATAACACGGATGTGATTTTGGCTTCCGATTATGTTATCGACATCGGTCCCGGAGGCGGCGAAAATGGCGGAACCATTATTTCGGAGGGCACGCCGGAGGCTATTATGGCGGACCCTGCTTCCGTGACAGGAAAATTCCTGGTAGAGGAACGGCGTATGCGCCGGAAATTTTCATAGGGATTTTTTATGATTAAATATCTTTTCGCAGACAGGGACGGAACGCTTATTCTCGATAAGCATTATCTTTCCGACCCCGCCCAAGTGGAACTTTTTCCGGGGGTGTCAAATTCCTTGAAATTGTTACGGGATAATGCTATTAAGATTTTTGTGGTAACAAACCAATCCGGAATTGGCAGAGGCTATTTTTCAGAAAATGATTTTTTTGCCTGCCAAGAGGCGCTGAAACAGCTCTTGCTTGAAAAGGGTGTGGAAATTTCCGATTACGCCTTTTGCCCCCATGCGCCGGAGGAAGAATGTTCCTGCCGCAAGCCCGCCCTCGGAATGTGGGAATACTTATCGCAAAAACATGGCATTTGCGCGGATGAATGCGCCATGGTCGGGGATAAGATGGAAGATGTCGTTTTTGGAATAAAAGCGGGGTTTGCGCTTTCCTGTTTGGTTTTGACCGGAAAAGGAGAACAGACGGCACGGAAATTTCATCTGCAAAGGAAAGGAGAACCTACGGGGTTTTCAAGTGAAGTTTTTGGAATAAAACAAGAAAAAACAAAATGTTATCTTGTTTCAACTTTGTCATCATTGAGTGATTTCATTATAAAAGACAGCAGAGATTAGTATGAACATATCGGAAAATTGCTATCAATGGCTTATGAATATGCATGATTTCAGTGCGGAAGAAGCGTTGTGGAATAAGCTTTCAGGTGAAGAACAAGCACAATT
This window encodes:
- a CDS encoding D-glycero-alpha-D-manno-heptose-1,7-bisphosphate 7-phosphatase encodes the protein MIKYLFADRDGTLILDKHYLSDPAQVELFPGVSNSLKLLRDNAIKIFVVTNQSGIGRGYFSENDFFACQEALKQLLLEKGVEISDYAFCPHAPEEECSCRKPALGMWEYLSQKHGICADECAMVGDKMEDVVFGIKAGFALSCLVLTGKGEQTARKFHLQRKGEPTGFSSEVFGIKQEKTKCYLVSTLSSLSDFIIKDSRD